The genomic DNA GACACTTCGACACAAATTATTCAAATATTATTCGAAAAAGGTTCACAAAAAATAATAAAAGTGTGATTTAATATACAGAAGAAATGATTTATTTTTGCCTGAGAATATGATACAACATAATTATATAGGCAAGCGCTTTTTTTGTGAAATTGTTAAGAAGTTTTTGTGTAATTTGCCTTCGTTGATTTATCACAAATATAGCAAAGATGCGATGAATGCTTTATAGTAGTTGTTGAATACAGACAGCTGTATTTGGGATAAGGAAGAAGGGAGGAGAATCTATGTCGAATTCCAAGGTAGGAGAAGTAGCCATTGCGGACAATGGAAAGACGCTTCAAGATAGTATAAAAAAAACAACTGCTTGGAAAGATTTTTTAGCAATAATTAAGATTGGAATTGTAAATTCTAACTTAATTACTACATTTACTGGTATATGGTTAGCGCTGCATTTTACTGGTCAAAGCTTTTTAACTAATTTAGATATAGTTTTTGCTACTTTGATTGGTTCATCCTTGATTATTGCTGGATCATGCAGTCTCAATAATTATATAGATAGAGATATTGATCATTTAATGACGAGGACAAAAGACAGGCCGACTGTTACTGGAAAGGTAAATCCTAAACGGGTTCTTTTACTGGGAGTCATCCTTGTTTTAGTCGGAATGGCATTTTTAATGCTCACAACTTTGACTGCAGCAGTGATTGGATTAATTGGGATTTTCAGCTATGTTGTCTTATATTCAATGTGGTCAAAACGCCAATTAGTATCAAATACTGTTATCGGGAGTCTTTCAGGCGCTGTCCCACCTTTAATAGGTTGGGCTGCAATTGATGGGGATCTGCATATAATGGCTTGGTTTTTATTTTTAGTTATGTTTATTTGGCAACCTCCTCATTTTTATGCACTTGCAATGAGACGCGTGGAAGAATATCGAGCTGCTAACATTCCAATGTTGCCAGTCGTTAAAGGATTTAAAGTAACAAAAAGGCATATTAACCTTTGGGTAACAGCACTATTACCTTTACCATTTTTTCTTTTATCACTAGGTATTCCATTTGTAATTCTAGCAACTGCACTAAATATTGGGTGGCTAGCTCTCGGATTAACAGGCTACAAAATGAAAGATGATATAAAATGGGCAAAGCTCATGTTTGTATATTCATTGAATTATATGACCATTATGTTTGTAGCAATGGTGATCGTAACACTTGTTTAATTTTCGAAATTCTTTCTTTACACTAATCACAATTGATTAGGGCTGGAAAAATGAATAGCTGATTAAAAGTTGCTAAGCCGTTTCAGTTATTCTTTTTCTGAAAGAATTTATGATAAAAGGAAATTATTTTATCCTTATTCAATCAAACAGAATTTTTCACGAAAGAGGGGTTTGATTAAGCTATGAAAAGGCTTACGAAATGGCGTCTTGTCTCATTATTTGCGATAATGACGCTCATACTTTCCGGCTGTGGCGAACCGTTTTTATCAGCGTTAAGACCAGCTGGAGAAGTTGCTCAAGAACAGTACGAATTAATGCTATTAAGCACAACAATTATGGTATCTGTTATTCTTGTAGTGACAATTATCTTTATTTATGTAGTAATTCGCTTCCGTCGGAAAAAAGGGGAAGAAAATAAAATCCCTAAGCAAATTGAAGGAAGCCACAAGCTTGAAGTAATATGGACAGTTATTCCT from Bacillus aquiflavi includes the following:
- the cyoE gene encoding heme o synthase → MSNSKVGEVAIADNGKTLQDSIKKTTAWKDFLAIIKIGIVNSNLITTFTGIWLALHFTGQSFLTNLDIVFATLIGSSLIIAGSCSLNNYIDRDIDHLMTRTKDRPTVTGKVNPKRVLLLGVILVLVGMAFLMLTTLTAAVIGLIGIFSYVVLYSMWSKRQLVSNTVIGSLSGAVPPLIGWAAIDGDLHIMAWFLFLVMFIWQPPHFYALAMRRVEEYRAANIPMLPVVKGFKVTKRHINLWVTALLPLPFFLLSLGIPFVILATALNIGWLALGLTGYKMKDDIKWAKLMFVYSLNYMTIMFVAMVIVTLV